A portion of the Aquicoccus sp. G2-2 genome contains these proteins:
- a CDS encoding phosphoadenosine phosphosulfate reductase — protein sequence MQDTPDIFNTPLGGKDKAEWLTRLADIAEAHGHFQPLGRRHLSTFIDAGSTLLVSFETAEGIHALSDDARPLGWEMVKTHGWSSLSVISKGDTWFRDPAVYGYFDQLIDDGFFEEFDTVLFYGAGPCGYAAAAFSVASPGATVLAIQPQATLDPRITEWDDRFTHMRRTSFTDRYGYAPDMLDAAQDAFILYDPRVELDAMHAALFTRCNVEKFRLRFMGTSIQSQLIELDLLGALLKMAESGTLDTEQFSRLMRVRRNHPPYLRAILSETDRQDRPWLSTMVCRNVLARMKNAPRFARRLKQLEREAEDGNIVIPPLRA from the coding sequence ATGCAGGACACGCCCGATATCTTCAACACCCCGCTTGGCGGGAAAGACAAGGCTGAATGGCTCACCCGGCTTGCCGATATCGCCGAGGCGCACGGCCATTTTCAACCGCTCGGGCGTCGCCATCTTTCCACCTTTATCGACGCTGGTTCCACCCTGCTGGTCAGCTTTGAGACCGCCGAAGGCATACACGCCCTTTCTGACGACGCCCGCCCTCTGGGTTGGGAAATGGTCAAAACTCATGGCTGGTCTTCACTCTCGGTTATCTCAAAGGGTGATACATGGTTCCGCGACCCGGCGGTTTACGGCTATTTCGACCAACTGATCGACGATGGCTTTTTTGAGGAATTCGATACCGTTCTCTTTTATGGCGCTGGCCCTTGTGGGTATGCGGCGGCGGCCTTTTCCGTCGCCTCTCCGGGTGCGACCGTGCTGGCAATTCAGCCCCAAGCCACACTCGACCCGCGCATTACGGAATGGGATGACCGCTTCACGCACATGCGCCGCACATCCTTCACTGATCGCTACGGTTACGCCCCCGATATGCTTGATGCCGCACAGGATGCTTTCATCCTTTACGACCCGCGAGTTGAGCTTGACGCGATGCACGCCGCTCTCTTCACCCGCTGCAACGTGGAAAAGTTCCGCCTGCGCTTCATGGGCACCTCGATCCAATCCCAACTGATCGAACTCGACCTTCTGGGCGCATTGCTGAAAATGGCCGAATCCGGCACCCTCGATACCGAACAGTTTTCCCGTCTGATGCGTGTGCGCCGTAACCACCCGCCTTACCTGCGCGCCATCCTGTCCGAGACCGACCGGCAGGACCGGCCATGGCTCTCCACCATGGTTTGCCGCAACGTGCTGGCACGTATGAAGAATGCTCCGCGTTTTGCGCGCCGCCTGAAACAGCTCGAACGCGAGGCCGAAGACGGCAATATTGTCATTCCGCCACTTCGCGCCTGA
- a CDS encoding glycosyltransferase family 2 protein translates to MKILAVLTVRNEAAYLLEWLAHHQAAGITDFLVFSNDCDDGTDTLLDRLEALGQLTHIRNDGPYDKGGIQFTAMKRADNHELVKNADWIIMLDADEFINIHVGNHTIPALLSALPEATAITLTWRLFGSMGLARFEDKPVLETFTHAAPALIHWPWRAAMFKTLFRNDGSYGKLGVHRPRAPDHARLADARWFDGEGRELPPKFRTGRIFSNYGQPNFALAQLNHYPLGSMENFIVKADRGRAVHDAHMLDVDYWVERNYMIEEDSTIMALSAARAARLKALRADPTLCDLHTRAVAWRKARFLDLLRDERFRALYGRLLQTPPSRPVSQQAARFLTHHANLPET, encoded by the coding sequence TTGAAAATCCTCGCTGTCCTCACCGTCCGTAACGAAGCTGCCTACCTGCTGGAATGGCTCGCCCATCATCAGGCGGCAGGGATCACTGATTTTCTGGTGTTCTCGAATGACTGCGATGATGGCACCGACACGCTGCTTGACCGGCTCGAGGCGCTTGGCCAGCTCACCCATATCCGCAACGATGGTCCCTATGATAAAGGCGGCATTCAATTCACCGCGATGAAGCGGGCCGACAATCATGAGCTGGTCAAGAACGCCGATTGGATCATCATGCTCGACGCCGATGAATTCATCAATATCCACGTCGGCAACCATACGATTCCCGCACTGCTCTCCGCCCTGCCAGAGGCCACGGCAATCACACTTACCTGGCGTCTCTTTGGCTCCATGGGGCTCGCCCGGTTCGAGGATAAGCCCGTGCTGGAAACCTTCACCCACGCCGCGCCCGCATTGATCCATTGGCCATGGCGCGCCGCGATGTTCAAAACCCTGTTTCGCAACGATGGCAGCTACGGCAAGCTCGGCGTCCACCGCCCCCGCGCGCCGGATCATGCAAGGCTCGCCGATGCCCGCTGGTTCGATGGCGAAGGCCGCGAATTGCCGCCGAAATTCCGCACCGGCCGGATATTCTCCAATTACGGCCAACCCAATTTCGCGCTTGCCCAGCTCAACCATTACCCGCTTGGCAGCATGGAGAATTTCATCGTCAAAGCCGACCGTGGCCGGGCCGTTCACGACGCCCATATGCTTGACGTCGATTACTGGGTTGAGCGCAACTACATGATCGAGGAAGACAGCACCATCATGGCCCTTTCCGCCGCCCGCGCCGCGCGCCTCAAAGCCCTGCGCGCCGATCCCACGCTTTGCGATCTGCACACCCGCGCCGTGGCCTGGCGCAAGGCCCGCTTTCTCGATCTGCTGCGGGATGAACGCTTCCGCGCGCTCTATGGGCGCCTGCTGCAAACACCGCCCTCACGCCCGGTTTCACAACAGGCGGCGCGCTTTCTGACCCATCACGCCAATCTCCCCGAAACCTGA
- a CDS encoding glycosyltransferase family 2 protein, whose translation MAKPWQEADPGNGYRASQYLLSFMWRIDKASREERKEKLAALAEIATDTPEQTAAAPAEEASPDGLSKTARAILPPLAKQNFTKLRQSSFAPHNKLGMVNEDELAAAYTPIPPRKLPKGKSGNVIVGCMKNEAPYIVEWVAYHRAIGVDNFLIYTNDCTDGTSEILDRLQEMGVLQHRNNDKWKGNSPQQYALNQALKEDVIKNADWIIHIDVDEFINVRTGNGTLDDFLKAVPDATNVAMTWRLFGHNGVTRLSDAFVIDQFETCAPKFCPKPHTVWGFKTMFKNIGAYEKISCHRPNKLGEAFKSKVKWVNGSGIDMTREAAEKGWRSSKKSIGYDLIQLNHYALRSAESFLIKRQRGRALHVDRSIGINYWIRMDWSDFRDITIKRNIPRLHAEYDRLMEDAALRAEHENGLEWHRAKAKELHAIPEFRELYEQALKIKLTETERVAYALALDMES comes from the coding sequence ATGGCAAAGCCGTGGCAGGAGGCCGACCCCGGCAATGGCTACCGCGCCTCGCAATACCTGCTAAGCTTCATGTGGCGGATCGACAAAGCCAGCCGCGAAGAGCGCAAGGAAAAGCTTGCGGCCCTCGCCGAAATTGCCACAGATACGCCCGAGCAAACAGCCGCCGCGCCTGCCGAAGAAGCCTCCCCCGACGGCCTCTCCAAAACAGCACGCGCAATTCTACCACCACTCGCCAAGCAAAACTTCACCAAGCTGCGCCAATCCTCCTTTGCCCCGCACAACAAGCTCGGCATGGTCAACGAAGACGAACTTGCCGCCGCCTACACGCCCATACCGCCGCGCAAGTTGCCCAAGGGCAAGAGCGGCAACGTCATCGTCGGCTGCATGAAAAACGAAGCGCCCTATATCGTCGAATGGGTCGCTTATCATCGTGCTATCGGGGTGGATAACTTCCTGATCTATACCAACGATTGCACCGACGGCACGTCCGAAATCCTTGACCGTTTGCAGGAGATGGGCGTCCTGCAACACCGCAACAACGACAAGTGGAAGGGCAATTCCCCGCAGCAATACGCGCTCAATCAGGCGTTGAAGGAAGACGTGATCAAAAATGCCGACTGGATCATCCATATCGACGTCGATGAATTCATCAACGTGCGCACCGGCAATGGCACGCTCGACGATTTTCTGAAAGCGGTGCCTGACGCCACCAATGTCGCAATGACATGGCGGCTTTTCGGCCATAATGGCGTGACCCGGCTTAGTGACGCGTTCGTCATCGACCAATTTGAAACCTGCGCGCCGAAATTCTGCCCCAAGCCGCACACCGTCTGGGGCTTCAAGACGATGTTCAAGAATATCGGTGCCTATGAAAAAATCTCCTGCCACCGCCCTAACAAGCTGGGCGAGGCGTTCAAATCAAAGGTCAAATGGGTCAACGGATCGGGCATCGACATGACCCGCGAAGCCGCGGAAAAAGGGTGGCGAAGCTCCAAGAAATCAATTGGTTATGACCTGATCCAGCTCAACCATTATGCCCTGCGCTCGGCCGAAAGCTTCCTCATCAAACGCCAACGTGGCCGCGCACTGCATGTTGATCGCTCGATTGGCATCAACTACTGGATTCGCATGGACTGGTCCGATTTCCGCGACATCACGATCAAGCGCAACATCCCACGCCTACACGCGGAATATGACCGCCTGATGGAAGATGCCGCCCTGCGCGCCGAACATGAAAATGGGCTGGAATGGCACCGTGCCAAGGCAAAGGAGTTGCACGCCATCCCTGAATTCCGCGAGCTTTACGAGCAAGCCCTCAAGATCAAGCTGACCGAAACCGAACGCGTCGCCTATGCTCTGGCGCTCGATATGGAGAGCTGA
- a CDS encoding glycosyltransferase family 2 protein — protein sequence MRITAVTCVKNEGPFLLEWIAFNRLIGVTDHLFYSNDCTDGTDHLLDALQARGIVQHLPNPAEGRNYQMEALKDAARQEIVAQADWVWVADVDEFLNIHVGDHTIPALIEACGTPQAISASFQFFANCDVWDFEDRPVIAQFDRSHNPDIWCGETAAEVKTLMRNDFPLQYFGAHRPFFKKNLGPKKRPSWTDGSGRKVPHRFLVAANPRRIRKFPVQGARAFATLNHYALRSLDSYLVKNDRGDVNRENRAFDDTYWRERNDDAFLDTSIARYLLALEDALSELKSDPKINTLHDEAVALHKAKRDALMAQPAYRAMYEQLKTASKLPPQEEAMLVELGLAS from the coding sequence ATGCGAATCACGGCTGTCACTTGCGTCAAAAACGAAGGCCCGTTCCTGTTGGAATGGATCGCCTTCAATCGTCTCATTGGCGTCACCGATCACCTGTTTTATTCCAACGACTGCACCGACGGGACCGACCATTTGCTCGACGCATTGCAGGCGCGTGGCATCGTGCAGCACCTGCCCAACCCGGCAGAGGGGCGCAATTACCAGATGGAGGCGCTAAAAGACGCCGCCCGGCAGGAGATCGTCGCGCAGGCAGACTGGGTTTGGGTCGCGGATGTCGATGAATTTCTCAACATCCATGTCGGCGATCACACCATCCCGGCCCTGATCGAAGCGTGCGGCACTCCGCAGGCCATATCGGCCTCGTTCCAGTTCTTTGCCAATTGCGATGTCTGGGATTTTGAAGACCGCCCGGTGATTGCGCAGTTCGACCGTTCACATAACCCGGACATCTGGTGCGGCGAAACCGCGGCGGAGGTTAAAACCCTGATGCGCAACGATTTTCCGCTGCAATATTTTGGCGCCCATCGACCGTTCTTCAAAAAGAACCTCGGCCCAAAGAAGCGCCCGTCATGGACGGACGGCTCAGGCCGCAAGGTGCCACATCGCTTCCTTGTTGCCGCCAACCCGCGCCGCATCCGCAAATTCCCGGTCCAAGGCGCGCGCGCTTTCGCCACGCTCAACCACTACGCGCTGCGCTCGCTCGACAGTTATCTGGTGAAAAACGACCGTGGCGATGTGAACCGCGAAAACCGGGCGTTCGATGATACTTACTGGCGTGAGCGCAACGACGATGCCTTTCTCGACACCTCCATAGCGCGTTATCTTCTGGCTCTTGAAGACGCGCTTTCAGAATTAAAATCAGACCCTAAAATCAACACCCTGCATGACGAAGCTGTAGCATTACATAAAGCAAAGCGAGACGCGTTGATGGCGCAGCCAGCCTATCGTGCGATGTATGAGCAGCTCAAGACCGCCTCCAAACTCCCGCCACAGGAAGAGGCCATGCTGGTAGAGCTGGGGCTGGCCTCATGA
- a CDS encoding MoxR family ATPase — translation MSSLTTIDDVQAMLAGQDYVCGRSLATVVFLALRLGRPLFLEGEAGVGKTEIAKAIAAGLGRRLIRLQCYEGLDAASAVYEWNFAEQMIAIRTAEAGGGADRDALKAELFTEDYLIERPLLQAMRPQPGGAPVLLIDELDRTDEPFEAFLLEALSDFQVTIPELGTVKAPEPPIVILTSNRTREVHDALKRRCLYHWVDYPDFDREIEILHARAPEAAARLSKQVVAFVQKLRTEDLFKKPGVAETIDWAKCLLALDVLDLSPEVIADTLGAILKYQDDIAKLQGSEAKRMLDEVKASLELA, via the coding sequence ATGAGTTCACTAACCACGATCGACGATGTGCAGGCCATGCTGGCCGGGCAGGACTATGTTTGTGGCCGGTCGCTGGCAACGGTGGTGTTTCTGGCGCTGAGATTGGGGCGGCCGCTTTTCCTTGAAGGGGAGGCCGGGGTCGGCAAGACCGAGATCGCCAAGGCGATTGCCGCCGGATTGGGGCGCAGGTTGATCCGGCTGCAATGTTATGAGGGGCTTGATGCCGCCTCTGCGGTTTATGAATGGAACTTCGCCGAACAGATGATCGCCATTCGCACGGCGGAAGCCGGTGGAGGGGCGGACCGGGACGCGCTCAAGGCGGAGCTTTTCACCGAAGACTACTTGATTGAGCGCCCGCTTTTGCAGGCGATGCGCCCGCAACCGGGCGGTGCGCCGGTGCTGTTGATTGACGAGCTGGACCGCACCGATGAGCCGTTCGAGGCATTCTTGCTGGAAGCCCTTTCCGATTTTCAGGTGACGATCCCCGAGCTTGGCACGGTGAAGGCGCCCGAGCCGCCGATTGTCATCCTGACCTCAAACAGAACCCGCGAAGTGCATGATGCGTTAAAGCGGCGCTGCCTTTATCATTGGGTCGATTATCCCGATTTCGACCGCGAGATCGAAATTCTGCACGCCCGCGCGCCCGAAGCGGCGGCGCGCCTTTCAAAACAGGTGGTCGCATTCGTCCAAAAGCTGCGCACAGAGGATCTGTTCAAGAAACCCGGCGTTGCCGAAACGATTGATTGGGCGAAGTGCCTGCTGGCGCTTGATGTGCTTGACCTTTCGCCCGAGGTGATCGCCGACACACTGGGTGCGATCCTGAAATATCAGGACGATATCGCCAAGCTGCAAGGCTCTGAAGCCAAGCGGATGCTGGACGAGGTCAAGGCTTCTCTGGAACTCGCGTGA
- a CDS encoding VWA domain-containing protein: MSEHAPLDLPDAPKLTHNITHFARALRKAGLPIGPGRVIDAIRAVEVAGFTEKRDFYWVLHACFVNRPEHSRVFAQLFRLYWRDPRYMEHMMAMMLPAIRGVQEERRAEAGEKRAAEALLDGIERDLPDLPEGAEDETVIEIDASATMSGEERLKSLDFEQMSTAEVAQAKRMLARLRLPVKPIPSRRAQASARGRLVDWRRTLRASMRQGGELRGLEMKAPRMRWPNLVVLCDISGSMSQYSRMVLHFLHAVANHKGAGWAQVHAFTFGTRLTNITRHLATRDVDQALAAAGAEAQDWEGGTRIGACLHTFNRDWSRRVTGQGAVVLLITDGLDRDAVDLLGHEVKRLRLSARRLIWLNPLLRWDGFAPRAAGIAAMLPHVDSFRAGHSIETLEQLAEAISRPDDMGEKARLMALLETA, from the coding sequence ATGTCTGAACACGCCCCTCTCGATCTGCCGGATGCGCCGAAACTTACCCATAATATCACCCATTTCGCGCGCGCGCTGCGCAAGGCCGGTCTGCCGATAGGGCCGGGCCGGGTGATTGATGCGATTCGCGCGGTTGAGGTGGCGGGTTTTACCGAGAAGCGGGATTTTTACTGGGTCCTGCACGCCTGTTTTGTGAACCGCCCCGAGCACAGCCGGGTGTTTGCACAGCTTTTCCGGCTCTATTGGCGTGATCCGCGCTATATGGAGCATATGATGGCGATGATGCTGCCTGCTATTCGCGGGGTGCAAGAGGAACGCCGGGCAGAAGCGGGAGAAAAACGCGCGGCGGAGGCATTGCTTGACGGGATCGAACGCGATTTGCCGGACCTGCCGGAAGGGGCAGAAGATGAGACGGTGATCGAGATCGACGCCAGTGCCACGATGTCGGGCGAAGAGCGGCTGAAAAGCCTTGATTTCGAGCAGATGAGCACGGCGGAGGTGGCGCAGGCCAAGCGGATGCTGGCGCGGCTTCGGTTACCGGTGAAGCCGATTCCGTCGCGGCGGGCGCAGGCTTCCGCACGCGGCAGGTTGGTGGATTGGCGCCGCACCTTGCGCGCCTCGATGCGTCAGGGCGGTGAGCTGCGCGGACTTGAGATGAAAGCGCCACGGATGCGCTGGCCCAATCTGGTGGTGCTGTGCGATATTTCCGGCTCGATGAGCCAATATAGCCGGATGGTGCTGCATTTCCTGCACGCGGTGGCCAATCATAAAGGCGCGGGGTGGGCACAAGTGCATGCGTTCACCTTCGGCACGCGGCTGACCAACATCACCCGGCATCTGGCGACGCGCGACGTGGATCAGGCGTTGGCGGCGGCGGGGGCGGAAGCGCAGGATTGGGAAGGCGGCACGCGGATTGGCGCCTGCCTTCATACGTTCAACCGCGACTGGTCGCGCCGGGTGACGGGGCAGGGGGCGGTGGTCTTGCTGATCACCGATGGGCTTGACCGTGACGCGGTTGATTTGCTCGGCCATGAGGTCAAGCGGTTGCGGCTGAGTGCGCGGCGGTTGATCTGGCTCAACCCGCTGTTGCGTTGGGACGGGTTTGCGCCCCGCGCCGCCGGAATTGCGGCGATGCTGCCGCATGTCGACAGCTTTCGCGCCGGGCATTCGATTGAAACGCTGGAACAATTGGCCGAGGCAATCTCCCGCCCGGATGACATGGGCGAGAAGGCGCGGCTGATGGCGCTACTGGAGACGGCCTGA
- a CDS encoding XdhC family protein — MQRFDNMPEVALDWARAGKKVALATVVQTWGSAPRRTGAQLVISEGGAIEGSVSGGCVEGDVVLEALEAFEDGKARMLEYGVADDDAFAVGLACGGTIRVMVEPVGDVLPLPLLEELVAARAAREKVAVISPPGEGARKLVRGGYDERFRMDRSGFEEDRSFVTIHNAPLRMVIVGAVHIAQALVPMARVAGFDPVIIEPRPAFGSAARFPGETILDDWPDEAVRTLGLDGRTALVLLTHDPKLDDPALDAALGSEVFYIGALGSTRTHAKRVERLRTAGKSDAEIAKIHGPIGLDIGASGPAEIALAILAQAVQVLRRP, encoded by the coding sequence ATGCAACGTTTTGATAATATGCCTGAGGTGGCGCTCGACTGGGCGCGCGCCGGCAAGAAGGTGGCATTGGCGACGGTGGTGCAGACATGGGGCAGTGCGCCGCGCCGCACCGGCGCACAACTGGTGATTTCCGAGGGCGGCGCGATCGAAGGCTCGGTATCGGGTGGCTGCGTGGAAGGCGATGTGGTGCTTGAGGCGCTTGAGGCGTTCGAGGATGGCAAGGCGCGGATGCTGGAATATGGCGTGGCCGACGATGACGCATTTGCCGTCGGGCTGGCCTGTGGCGGCACCATCCGGGTGATGGTGGAGCCGGTGGGCGATGTGTTGCCTTTGCCGCTGCTGGAAGAATTGGTGGCGGCGCGTGCGGCGCGCGAGAAAGTCGCGGTGATCTCCCCGCCCGGTGAGGGTGCGCGCAAATTGGTGCGCGGCGGCTATGATGAGCGGTTTCGGATGGATCGCTCTGGCTTTGAGGAAGACAGAAGTTTTGTGACCATCCACAACGCGCCGCTCAGGATGGTGATTGTCGGGGCGGTGCATATCGCGCAGGCACTGGTGCCGATGGCGCGAGTGGCCGGGTTCGACCCGGTGATCATCGAGCCGCGCCCGGCGTTTGGCTCGGCCGCGCGGTTTCCCGGAGAGACGATCCTTGACGATTGGCCCGATGAGGCGGTGCGCACGCTTGGGCTTGATGGGCGCACGGCGCTGGTGTTGCTGACGCATGATCCCAAGCTTGACGATCCGGCGCTTGACGCGGCGCTTGGCTCGGAGGTGTTTTATATTGGTGCGCTCGGTTCCACCCGGACGCATGCCAAACGGGTGGAGCGGCTTCGTACGGCGGGGAAATCTGATGCGGAAATAGCCAAGATACACGGGCCAATCGGGCTTGATATCGGGGCATCCGGCCCGGCGGAGATTGCACTGGCGATCCTCGCGCAGGCGGTGCAGGTGCTGAGGCGGCCATGA
- a CDS encoding molybdopterin-binding protein, which translates to MKFGATPVSEAEGAILAHSVRNEGVRLRKGLILEAAHIETLQNAGIESVIAARLGPDDSHEDAAAQLVAEALIGEAQDGLRADVATTGRVNLIAERPGVLRIDGERITAANLVNPLINIATLPPFQQVAPGDIAATVKIVSYGLPTADVKRAAESGRAALRLAQPVIRSASLIITEVDGRLGEKGRIAIEGRLKPLGIALERVVTVPHKQAAITAALSDAPGELVLILTASATSDPTDVAPEAVRNAGGEVLRFGMPVDPGNLLFIGRLDTRPVIGLPGCARSPALNGADWVLSRVACGVDVGRDELAAMGVGGLLKETAMRGHPRAGRKRDH; encoded by the coding sequence ATGAAATTCGGTGCAACCCCCGTGAGCGAAGCGGAAGGCGCCATTCTGGCCCATTCGGTGCGCAATGAAGGTGTGCGCCTGCGCAAAGGGCTGATCCTTGAGGCCGCGCATATCGAAACCCTGCAAAATGCCGGGATCGAAAGCGTGATAGCGGCCCGGCTTGGTCCAGACGACAGCCATGAAGATGCAGCGGCGCAGTTGGTTGCGGAGGCTCTGATTGGCGAGGCTCAGGATGGCTTGCGCGCGGATGTGGCGACGACCGGCCGGGTCAACCTGATTGCGGAGCGGCCGGGGGTGTTGCGGATCGACGGTGAGCGCATCACAGCCGCAAATCTGGTTAACCCGTTGATCAACATCGCCACGCTACCGCCGTTTCAGCAGGTGGCTCCCGGTGATATTGCGGCGACGGTGAAGATTGTCTCTTACGGTCTGCCAACGGCGGATGTGAAGCGCGCGGCCGAAAGTGGACGGGCAGCGCTGCGGCTGGCCCAGCCGGTGATCCGCAGTGCCAGCCTGATCATCACCGAAGTTGATGGCCGACTGGGCGAGAAGGGGCGAATTGCAATCGAAGGCCGGTTGAAGCCGCTTGGCATCGCGCTGGAGCGGGTGGTCACGGTGCCGCACAAGCAGGCGGCGATCACTGCGGCGCTGAGCGATGCGCCGGGCGAGTTGGTGTTGATCCTGACGGCCTCTGCCACCTCTGATCCGACGGATGTAGCGCCTGAGGCGGTGCGCAATGCGGGCGGGGAGGTGTTGCGGTTCGGGATGCCGGTGGACCCTGGAAATCTGCTCTTCATTGGTCGGTTGGACACGCGCCCGGTGATCGGCCTGCCGGGCTGTGCCCGCTCGCCTGCGCTCAACGGGGCGGATTGGGTGCTCTCACGCGTGGCGTGCGGCGTTGATGTGGGGCGCGATGAGCTGGCTGCGATGGGTGTGGGCGGGCTTTTGAAAGAGACCGCCATGCGCGGTCATCCCCGAGCGGGGCGCAAACGCGATCACTAA
- a CDS encoding class I SAM-dependent methyltransferase, with product MWEERFAASPDYVFGKEPSHFLTAHRAWFKPGLTALSVADGEGRNSVYMAQQGMSVTALEFAPSALARARALAAERGVQVDYREVDVLAVQTFEGSYDLVAGLLIQFVGPDERRKLFAKMKDATKPGGLVMLHGYTPEQVALGTGGPPYIANMYTEEILRDEFDGWNIIEIAEYHRAAQSGKGTAAYIDFIARKPG from the coding sequence ATGTGGGAAGAACGCTTTGCCGCCTCACCCGACTATGTTTTCGGCAAGGAGCCATCGCATTTTCTGACCGCGCACCGGGCTTGGTTCAAACCCGGCCTCACCGCCCTGTCGGTTGCCGATGGCGAAGGCCGCAATTCGGTTTACATGGCCCAACAGGGCATGAGTGTCACCGCACTCGAATTCGCGCCTTCCGCGCTGGCCCGCGCCCGCGCACTGGCCGCAGAGCGCGGGGTGCAGGTTGACTACCGTGAGGTTGACGTGCTGGCGGTGCAAACCTTTGAGGGCAGCTATGATCTCGTCGCCGGATTGCTCATTCAATTCGTCGGCCCGGATGAGCGCCGCAAGCTTTTCGCCAAAATGAAAGACGCCACCAAACCCGGCGGCCTAGTTATGCTGCACGGCTACACCCCCGAACAGGTGGCCCTTGGCACTGGCGGGCCACCCTACATCGCCAATATGTATACCGAAGAGATCCTGCGCGATGAATTTGACGGCTGGAACATAATCGAGATCGCGGAATATCACCGCGCCGCACAATCCGGCAAAGGGACTGCCGCCTACATAGATTTCATCGCCCGCAAACCGGGTTAA
- the infC gene encoding translation initiation factor IF-3, protein MRATEIRLIGAEGENVGVVTPERAMEMAEEVGLDLVEISPNAAPPVCKIMDFGKFKYEQQKRESEARKKQKIIEVKEVKFRPNTDIHDYDVKMRNVVKFLENGDKVKVTLRFRGREMAHQNLGRELLERVAADTTEIGKVESMPKMEGRQMIMMIGPLPQK, encoded by the coding sequence ATCCGCGCCACTGAAATCCGCCTGATTGGCGCCGAAGGTGAAAACGTCGGAGTTGTCACCCCGGAGAGAGCCATGGAGATGGCCGAAGAGGTCGGTCTCGACTTGGTAGAGATTTCCCCAAACGCGGCACCGCCCGTTTGCAAAATCATGGATTTCGGCAAGTTCAAATACGAACAGCAAAAACGCGAATCCGAGGCCCGCAAGAAACAGAAGATCATCGAGGTGAAAGAGGTGAAGTTCCGCCCCAACACCGATATACATGATTATGATGTCAAAATGCGCAATGTGGTGAAGTTTCTCGAAAACGGCGACAAGGTAAAGGTTACCCTGCGGTTCCGTGGCCGCGAGATGGCCCACCAGAATCTTGGCCGCGAGTTGCTTGAACGTGTGGCCGCAGACACGACCGAAATCGGCAAGGTCGAAAGTATGCCGAAGATGGAAGGCCGCCAGATGATCATGATGATCGGACCGTTGCCACAGAAATAG
- a CDS encoding translation initiation factor 3: MKNLLWVVLIALVLGIGYYIYTGQNAQDAMTTATDTVSDTATGASDAANDAAGAATDAATSAVGDTSAAATDLSDVATEAADAAKDTADDAASAATDAANDAADAAADTASDAADAATDTANDAADAATDTASDAADAATDTANDAADAATDAANDAADAATDTANDAADAAADTASDAANAATEATDDATAGADAEADATSGAASESVDGAAVEADEALTVGGFDMDKVMEMVDNSDKIGTMQKTLLKAGLEKAKDNPELLKAALGKVKDALGM, translated from the coding sequence ATGAAAAACTTATTATGGGTCGTGCTGATCGCGCTCGTGCTCGGAATCGGATATTACATTTACACCGGGCAAAATGCACAAGACGCGATGACCACGGCGACGGATACCGTGTCTGACACGGCAACCGGCGCATCGGATGCGGCGAATGACGCGGCTGGTGCAGCGACGGATGCGGCGACAAGTGCTGTCGGTGATACGTCGGCGGCGGCAACCGATCTGTCCGACGTGGCAACTGAAGCGGCGGATGCGGCCAAAGACACGGCAGACGATGCGGCAAGTGCAGCGACGGATGCAGCCAACGATGCGGCGGATGCTGCCGCGGACACCGCAAGCGATGCGGCGGACGCAGCGACGGATACGGCCAACGATGCGGCAGATGCAGCGACGGACACCGCAAGCGATGCGGCGGACGCAGCGACGGATACTGCAAATGATGCGGCGGATGCAGCGACGGATGCGGCCAACGACGCGGCGGATGCTGCCACGGATACCGCAAATGATGCGGCGGATGCAGCTGCAGATACCGCAAGCGATGCAGCCAATGCTGCAACAGAGGCGACCGATGATGCGACGGCTGGAGCCGATGCCGAGGCTGATGCTACGTCAGGCGCGGCAAGCGAGAGTGTTGATGGCGCGGCGGTTGAGGCCGACGAGGCGCTGACCGTGGGCGGGTTTGACATGGATAAGGTCATGGAGATGGTCGATAACAGCGACAAGATCGGCACCATGCAGAAAACCCTGCTGAAAGCCGGGCTTGAGAAGGCCAAGGATAATCCTGAGCTTTTGAAAGCCGCGCTGGGCAAGGTCAAAGACGCGCTGGGAATGTAA